The Mytilus galloprovincialis chromosome 4, xbMytGall1.hap1.1, whole genome shotgun sequence genome contains a region encoding:
- the LOC143072419 gene encoding uncharacterized protein LOC143072419 has translation MDGSSLYEDTQDSITMEPVSPMSVRTRKESVKTTGKKKRVSKSEKLQSEYDKKLQSMEENFNCKLDKLFGLLATNNQNREQLLRSDCVNIGNLPPGENRPLNSLERNIGNLPSGENRPFISLEPNLDQNLGSPRVSRNQDFDNRSEISIHVQQTERHDLDMRSEYDSGSGGSPVRQPDDDCILQNDIVNNRKCERFIKHVVNSNEGFSLNDNIESEQGQAVNKNVNFLSKIFKEDIAKEKSSLGLVLDQTQVDILESSWRSKNPERISTYKEEYKSVFPIHDSSVEFLQVPKLDDLLEPMLRQTHGEKAVKSWDNHRQLHTQPLRQIEKLGFQGQLSARMNIISVLYMQQALGSLVQTLESDDFEKDEVCQTVKDVFAMSTKTLDQAGRTGAFLHLVRRQASAQDSGLTGLKDMSNKCQYLPLTNDGVFGKGLEIALEKRKEQKEQLSDLLPEFNRKRKLENNAREKGNNKVSRSSSSGGQNIKKNNFNVKSNSNATSTFPNYRKPAQNFQKEKSAAAPRQSGQDANKTGFKTGFKSGFKSGKSATQSSWGSFRNPKGRDS, from the coding sequence ATGGACGGGTCTTCATTGTACGAAGACACGCAGGATAGTATTACTATGGAGCCTGTTTCACCAATGTCGGTAAGGACAAGAAAAGAGTCCGTGAAAACAACAGGTAAAAAGAAAAGAGTGTCAAAATCGGAAAAATTGCAGTCCGAATATGACAAGAAACTCCAAAGTATGGAGGAGAACTTTAATTGCAAATTGGACAAACTTTTTGGTTTGTTAGCAACAAACAATCAGAATAGGGAACAATTGCTCAGATCTGATTGTGTGAATATTGGTAATCTTCCGCCTGGGGAGAATAGACCATTAAATTCACTAGAACGAAATATTGGTAATCTTCCATCTGGGGAGAATAGACCATTTATTTCACTAGAACCAAACTTGGACCAAAATCTGGGGTCGCCAAGAGTTTCTAGAAACCAAGATTTTGATAATAGATCAGAAATATCCATACATGTACAACAAACTGAAAGGCATGATTTAGATATGAGATCAGAATATGATAGTGGGTCTGGAGGTAGTCCAGTTAGACAACCCGATGATGATTGTATTCTTCAAAATGACATTGTAAATAATCGTAAATGTGAACGATTTATAAAACATGTAGTAAACTCAAATGAAGGTTTTTCATTGAATGACAATATTGAGTCTGAACAAGGGCAGGCAGTCAATAAGAATgttaactttttatcgaaaatATTTAAGGAAGATATTGCTAAAGAAAAATCTAGTCTTGGTTTAGTATTAGACCAGACACAGGTAGACATTTTAGAAAGTTCTTGGCGTTCAAAAAACCCAGAAAGAATTTCTACTTATAAAGAGGAATACAAGAGTGTTTTCCCTATTCATGATAGTTCAGTTGAGTTTTTGCAAGTTCCAAAGTTAGATGACTTACTTGAACCCATGTTAAGACAGACACATGGTGAAAAAGCAGTTAAATCTTGGGACAATCACAGGCAACTGCATACACAACCTCTAAGACAGATAGAGAAATTGGGTTTTCAAGGGCAACTCAGTGCAAGaatgaacattatttctgttctATACATGCAGCAAGCTTTAGGTTCACTTGTACAAACTCTTGAGAGTGATGACTTCGAGAAAGATGAAGTTTGTCAAACTGTAAAAGATGTTTTTGCCATGTCAACTAAAACACTTGACCAAGCAGGCCGTACAGGTGCCTTTTTACATTTGGTCCGTAGGCAAGCTTCAGCTCAAGATTCAGGGTTAACAGGCTTGAAAGATATGAGCAATAAATGCCAATATTTGCCACTAACAAATGATGGGGTATTTGGTAAAGGTCTAGAAATCGCGTTAGAAAAACGCAAAGAGCAAAAAGAGCAACTTTCTGATCTGTTACCAGAGTTCAACAGAAAGAGAAAACTTGAAAACAATGCTCGTGAGAAGGGAAACAATAAGGTTTCCAGATCTAGTTCATCAGGTGGGCAAAAcattaagaaaaataattttaatgtgaAATCAAATTCTAATGCAACTAGTACATTTCCAAACTATAGGAAACCTGCACAGAATTTTCAGAAAGAGAAGTCAGCAGCAGCACCTAGACAGAGTGGGCAAGATGCAAACAAGACCGGCTTCAAGACCGGCTTCAAGTCTGGCTTCAAGTCTGGCAAGAGTGCTACACAGTCCTCATGGGGTTCTTTTCGGAACCCCAAGGGAAGAGATAGCTGA
- the LOC143072422 gene encoding uncharacterized protein LOC143072422 isoform X1, producing MENHNLIKPPSSQLVPGLPTDYILITKEIAALMGRRFVESNLIVDAEIYDKHDQDNRLDLDTSFYATNYPQLSIMENKQNNRKGDNSSTNSDATPSDTYPKTQYQVHGKTLVSPVQLPRQANRSFNKPVFQLSCDTPMSFSIYSPRVMALFLKIVMIIFTTLLP from the exons ATGGAGAACCATAACTTGATTAAACCACCGAGTTCACAATTAG TTCCAGGTTTGCCTACAGATTATATTCTTATAACTAAAGAAATAGCAGCATTAATGGGTAGGAGATTTGTGGAAAGTAACCTGATAGTAGATGCAGAAATTTATGATAAACATGATCAAG aTAATAGACTGGACCTGGATACAAGCTTTTATGCAACAAATTATCCTCAATTGAGCATCatggaaaataaacaaaataacagaaagggagataactcatcaACTAATAGTGATGCAACACCAAGTGATACATATCCAAAAACTCAGTATCAGGTACATGGCAAAACTTTAGTGTCACCTGTGCAGCTACCAAGACAGGCAAACAGAAGCTTTAATAAACCAGTCTTTCAATTATCCTGTGATACACCAATGTCTTTCAGTATTTATTCACCGAGAGTGATGGccctatttttgaaaattgtgatGATCATTTTTACTACATTGCTACcatga
- the LOC143072423 gene encoding uncharacterized protein LOC143072423, translating to MHAFENCFQPKPQAVETTNVYDVTNWIKDFINPISDHSQLHTFKFVLGDDGKSKFLYKKWANDKVWLECNGSERNILKAIPNTCPSTDQNLNKGEITLLYLHKPT from the exons ATGCATGCGTTTGAAAACTGCTTCCAACCAAAACCCCAAGCAGTTGAAACCACTAATGTTTATGATGTTACAAATTGGATTAAG GATTTTATCAATCCAATCAGTGACCATTCCCAACTACACACTTTTAAATTTGTCCTTGGAGATGATGGAAAATCAAAATTCTTGTACAAGAAATGGGCAAATGATAAA GTTTGGCTTGAGTGTAATGGTTCTGAAAGAAATATACTGAAGGCTATTCCAAACACATGTCCATCAACTGATCAGAATCTtaataaaggggagataactttacTTTATCTACATAAACCAACATAA
- the LOC143072422 gene encoding uncharacterized protein LOC143072422 isoform X2, whose translation MENHNLIKPPSSQLGLPTDYILITKEIAALMGRRFVESNLIVDAEIYDKHDQDNRLDLDTSFYATNYPQLSIMENKQNNRKGDNSSTNSDATPSDTYPKTQYQVHGKTLVSPVQLPRQANRSFNKPVFQLSCDTPMSFSIYSPRVMALFLKIVMIIFTTLLP comes from the exons ATGGAGAACCATAACTTGATTAAACCACCGAGTTCACAATTAG GTTTGCCTACAGATTATATTCTTATAACTAAAGAAATAGCAGCATTAATGGGTAGGAGATTTGTGGAAAGTAACCTGATAGTAGATGCAGAAATTTATGATAAACATGATCAAG aTAATAGACTGGACCTGGATACAAGCTTTTATGCAACAAATTATCCTCAATTGAGCATCatggaaaataaacaaaataacagaaagggagataactcatcaACTAATAGTGATGCAACACCAAGTGATACATATCCAAAAACTCAGTATCAGGTACATGGCAAAACTTTAGTGTCACCTGTGCAGCTACCAAGACAGGCAAACAGAAGCTTTAATAAACCAGTCTTTCAATTATCCTGTGATACACCAATGTCTTTCAGTATTTATTCACCGAGAGTGATGGccctatttttgaaaattgtgatGATCATTTTTACTACATTGCTACcatga